The genomic window GATCGTGCCGTCGAGGTTGAGGGTGGCCCCGCCGCCCATGCCGCCCAGTGCGGCCACCAGGGCCGCGTCCCCGCCCGAGATGGTGATGCCGATGGCGTTGGCCACGGCGGTGGCGTCGGGAAGGCCTCCGGAGAGGTCGTAGATGCCACCCATCACGAAGCCGCTGGCGAGCTCGGCCGTGAGGATGGTCCCGGTGCCGTCAGTCATCGTGATGTCGTCGCCGGTCACGCCGACGAAGGTGGTCGACACGAGGAAGAGGGTGCCGCCCAAGGGGTCGATCGAGACCGCGCTCAGCGACGCCTCGAGCGAGAAGTTGACTCCGCTCAGCAGGATCGGCGAAGTGGAAGGGCCGGCAGAGAGGGCGGCCGACGTGATGCGGCCGTCCATCGTCGTGTCGCCCGTGTTGGTGCCCGTGGTGGTGAAGCTGCCACCATCTCCGCCCGGTCCGCCCGAGATGTCCTGGAGGGCGTCCCACTCGAGCGAGCTGATGACGTCGCCGACCTGGAGCCCGAGGGGCGAGGCCCCGGCGGCGGACGGGAGCCAGAGCAGCGCTGCTGCAAGCAAGATCAGGCCGAGGTGCTTCGATTGAGCCAACATCCGATTCCCCTTGAGTTGTCCGTGTTTTTGCGCCGCCCGATTCCGCAGGTCCCGGATCAGCCTGGACTGCAAAAACAAAACGCCGGTCGTGTCTCTCCGAGAAGAGGCAGACCGACGCCTTGGCGCCTGACGGCACCCCTTCCCATGGCGCCACATGTGCAACTGCCGTGCCGAGGGAGTCCGGGATGCTCGCCGAGAGGAATTCGTTGTTTTTCAGGGAGTTGCAGTGCTTGCGGCAAACTCCCGGGGCATCAGCCATTGCCACTGAGAAAGCAACTTCCCAAGCGACGGAAAAACCATTCCTATCAGCCCAGAGCGGCGTGCGTGGAATCGCCCTCAGAGGGCCGCAATGATCTCGGATCTGCACCCGAGATCGCAGCGAACCAGCGTCGGTTCTCTGTCGGCTCCGACTACCCGGCCAGGGGCGCGCTCACGGATCGACGGCCGTACAGGCCAGGCCTCCGCAGACATCGGTGACGGCGCCGCCCGTCTGGAGGAAGTCGGACTTCTGTTGCTTGGCCTGCGCGTCGCGGCGCGGGGTCTCGTGGGGATCCTGGCCGACGTTCGGCGGGATGTTCTCGAGCGGCGGGGTCGCGGTGCCACTATCCCAGATGATCAAGGCCGAGCCGTCGAACGGATAGGCGCTGATGGCGGGGATACCGAAGTAGGGCGCCACCTCCACCGGATCGGCTGTGGCCCTGGCCGGCAGGTGGATGCTGGCGCCGATCGTACGCGCCTCGACCTCGGCACTGACCGGGGCAACCTGATGATCCCCGTAGGCGACGTGCAGCAGGATCTTGTGTGGCGGCGTCCCCGGGTAGGTATCGCTGGTGAGATGGTTCGCGTGCCCGCTGGCCTCGGTCCGATCCCAGAGCATCTGCGCCATGTCGAGGACCAGCAGTTGGTCGATCCGGGGCACGTAGACCGCGGAGAGAATGTCGTTGAACGGCGCGAAGTCGACGCTCCGATGCAGGAGCGTGCTGTAGTTCATGCCGGGAACGCCGAGCACCGCGCGAGTCCAATCCTGGGCGAAGGCTGTCACGCCGCCGCCTGCAATGGCGCCCTGGCTGTTCCCGTCGTAGAAGAGCTCACTCTGATCGAAGAGCAGTTCCCCACTCGCAGGGCAGTCGTTCCCCGCGACCGGTGCCCAATCAACCGCCTGGAAAGCGCAATGGGAGGCGAACCCGTTCGCATGAACCAGCAGCCGCCCGAGAAAGAGGGTGTTGAGAAAACCCTGCTGCATTCGATCCGGCAGTGTCGGGAAGACGGAGAAATCGGTGAGGATGACGGTCAGGATGTGACCGAAATCGTCATCCGCCATTCCGATCCAATCGGTCGCGCATGACAGAAAATTGTGTTGGTCCGCGAAGTCCCGGTTGTGGCTGGACCGGGCTTCGAAGCGTTCCCCGAGCAGCCCGTGCCCATAGAGGCTGGGGCGCGCGGGATTGGCGGCGAGTGCGCCCCCTCCGAGATCGATCACCGCGGCATTCGGAACGACACAGAGGAAGTTGGCCTGATAGAAGACGGGGTTCCCGAGGCCGTCCTTGACCTGTTCCGGAAGGCGGTCCGGATCGAGCAAGGGGCCTCCCGCCACCTGAGCGGGATTGAGGCGCGCGCCGGGGAGTCCCCCGTTCGTCGTATACAGAGGCACCTCGAAGCGGCCTTCGATCATGCGGAAGAGCTGGCTATGCGAGTGCTCCGTGACCGTATCGATATGGAAGACCGGCGCGGCGCCCGCAAGGTTCGCGAACCCCTCATCGCGCATGTGGAGGAGGCGTTCCGACATATTGCGCTTGCTGATCACCGTGAAATCCCAGGCGAGATACAGCTCCGAGCGCGCAATGCCCGCGCCTTCGAGGGTGCCGAAGATCAACTCCATCGCCGGGCGACGGTCTTCGATCAGCGGCAGGAAGGTGGGAATGCCATCCCTGTAGACCTGGAAGGGACGCTCCGGTGTCAGGTCTTCGCCTGCCGAACCGCGGAGGTGACGAAGCGCAACGATGTAGCGCTCACCGTCCTTGAGGTTCACCCCCGGACGAATCAGCAAGGCGGGCTGTTCCGAACCTGTGGCTCCGGAATCGAGTTCGGCCCACAGGAGCTGTCGCTCCCCGGTGCTGGCCCGCACCAGGACGACGGCGGTATCCGGATCGTTGATCGAACTCCCGATGTCCTCGATCGGGGCGGCCCCGCTTTGGACGAGATCGACCCCGGGCACCATGACGGTGATCATCGGGCCGGGGCTGAAGCCATCGTTCCGGTTGAACTCGGTCGGGTCGACGTGGATTCCGATGAGAGTGGGCGGCGTCGCGCTCATCGGGAAGGAAACCCGCCGCCCGGTATCGGTCACGGGATCGGGGCTCGTGAAGTGATCGGACGGAAACGGGAGCAGACAGCGATGGCGGTCCAGGAATTCACATTCCTCTTCCCCCGCGAAGTCGAGGCTCGGCTCCCAGGAAAAGGTGGCGCTGACGGTGTGCTCCGGAGTTCCGTTGCCGTCACGATCGAGGCTGACGAAAAGCGTGTTCCGTCCTTCCGCGAGATCGGCCGGGCCAAGCAGGGCGGTCGCCTGGGAACCCGAGACCTGGACCCGGTTCGCAGCCGGGTCGGTCAGCAGGACGACTCCGACGGGAGGTGCGTCGATCCCGGAGAGGAGCGTCACCTTGAGGTTGCTCTGCGGTAGGAGCGGAACGCCGAGGGAGATGT from bacterium includes these protein-coding regions:
- a CDS encoding PEP-CTERM sorting domain-containing protein, which produces MLAQSKHLGLILLAAALLWLPSAAGASPLGLQVGDVISSLEWDALQDISGGPGGDGGSFTTTGTNTGDTTMDGRITSAALSAGPSTSPILLSGVNFSLEASLSAVSIDPLGGTLFLVSTTFVGVTGDDITMTDGTGTILTAELASGFVMGGIYDLSGGLPDATAVANAIGITISGGDAALVAALGGMGGGATLNLDGTIFDFVPGMAAILADLPDPEIDEDFSYSGTGTIQPSAPVAFPEPGTMVLMGLGVLGLVLTGSRSPVLGIGERSLGFLRNWTRFRFRMRNCGGWKCREQSS